The Pedobacter cryoconitis genome includes a window with the following:
- a CDS encoding DUF2157 domain-containing protein: MNIDLYKKLYTEGLISEQTLEKVVEKDKSPLFSLHWELKTLLYLGVTLLSTGLGILIYKNIDTIGHQFILLFIAAICTGSFFYCVKNRKPFSREKVRSPGSFYDYILLLGCLSLLSFLGYLQFQYRVFGDNYGLATFIPMLVLFYVAYEFDHIGVLSMGITNLAIWLGATITPFAMLSNGLYSSNPLIIPYLFLGLLLLTAAYLSERYNFKRHFKFTYQNFGVNISFIALFTGYFSFYEHPLSFLWLIAVLILAFILYRDALKNKSFYFLVLVILYAYVAISTLVVRMLFNIDSEAAFVTGLLYFIGSAIGLIIVLIRLNKKIKEI, from the coding sequence ATGAACATTGACCTCTATAAAAAACTATATACTGAAGGACTTATCAGTGAACAAACACTGGAAAAGGTGGTTGAAAAAGATAAAAGCCCTTTATTCTCCTTACACTGGGAGCTGAAAACTCTTTTATACCTCGGGGTTACACTTTTAAGCACAGGTCTGGGAATTCTGATCTATAAAAACATTGATACGATCGGTCATCAGTTCATCTTGTTATTTATAGCAGCAATCTGCACAGGCAGTTTCTTTTACTGCGTTAAAAACAGAAAACCTTTTAGCAGGGAAAAAGTCAGATCTCCCGGTTCATTTTATGATTATATCTTATTATTGGGTTGTCTGAGCCTGCTGAGTTTTCTGGGCTATCTTCAATTTCAATACCGTGTTTTTGGTGATAATTATGGCCTTGCAACATTTATTCCGATGCTCGTGCTATTCTATGTGGCTTATGAATTTGACCATATCGGCGTGCTGAGTATGGGCATTACTAACCTGGCTATCTGGCTGGGCGCAACCATTACGCCATTTGCCATGCTTTCAAATGGGCTGTACAGCAGTAATCCTTTAATTATCCCTTATCTCTTTTTAGGGCTGTTGTTATTAACTGCGGCTTACCTTTCTGAACGGTACAACTTCAAAAGGCATTTTAAATTCACTTATCAGAATTTTGGAGTAAATATCTCTTTTATTGCACTTTTTACCGGTTATTTCAGTTTTTACGAGCATCCTTTAAGCTTTCTGTGGTTAATTGCGGTACTTATACTGGCTTTTATCCTGTACCGGGATGCCTTAAAAAATAAATCGTTCTATTTTCTGGTGCTGGTTATCTTATATGCTTATGTAGCAATCAGCACCCTTGTAGTCAGAATGCTGTTCAATATAGATTCAGAAGCTGCTTTTGTGACAGGGTTACTCTATTTTATCGGATCGGCAATCGGTTTAATCATTGTACTGATCCGGCTGAACAAAAAAATTAAAGAAATATGA
- a CDS encoding M16 family metallopeptidase → MEYNVHTLPNGIRLLHVPSASAISHACIIVNSGSRDETESQAGLAHFIEHLIFKRTEKRNTNQILNRLESVGADLNAYTTKEYTCIHASFLHPYLDRTLELFNDIVFHSTFPEEEMEKEKGVILDEIASYLDQPEEAIYDDFEDMVFADHALGRNILGTTESVDRLSQQDIKDFIAANYHTDKIVVAVLGDYSLPKAVKIFTKYYEGIPQNLHQDNRKAPSKSPVITRIDQKPIMQAHTMIGSTAYSLHHPFKTGLLLLNNLLCGTGMSSILNLQIREKHGIAYSIESGYSPLSDTGIFTLYFGTDKEKVNRAQSLIYKEFKKIRENPLTEVQLQKAKNKFIGQIALGEENRIGLIVSMAKSLIDYNKIDSLETVFQKIQAVNTQDMAQIADEILDEKNLSVLTFYPLA, encoded by the coding sequence ATGGAATATAATGTACACACACTGCCTAATGGCATTCGTCTTCTTCACGTACCCTCTGCATCAGCGATCTCTCACGCTTGTATTATTGTAAATAGCGGTTCGCGCGATGAAACTGAAAGCCAGGCTGGACTTGCCCATTTTATTGAGCATTTAATCTTTAAACGCACAGAAAAAAGGAATACAAACCAGATCCTGAACAGACTGGAGAGTGTTGGGGCAGATTTAAATGCCTATACAACCAAAGAATATACCTGTATCCACGCTTCTTTTTTACATCCTTATCTGGATAGAACGCTGGAACTTTTTAATGATATCGTATTCCATTCTACTTTTCCTGAAGAGGAAATGGAAAAGGAAAAAGGAGTAATCTTAGATGAGATCGCATCCTACCTTGATCAGCCTGAAGAAGCTATCTATGATGATTTTGAGGATATGGTATTCGCTGATCATGCCTTAGGCAGAAATATTCTGGGAACGACTGAAAGTGTAGATCGGCTTTCTCAGCAGGATATTAAAGATTTTATCGCTGCTAATTACCATACCGATAAAATTGTCGTTGCTGTTCTGGGAGATTATTCTTTGCCTAAAGCGGTTAAAATATTCACGAAGTATTATGAGGGAATCCCTCAAAATCTACATCAGGACAATAGAAAAGCTCCTTCTAAATCACCGGTAATTACCCGTATAGATCAAAAACCGATTATGCAGGCACATACCATGATTGGCTCTACAGCTTATTCTTTACACCACCCTTTTAAAACGGGCTTGCTGTTGTTGAATAACCTGTTATGTGGCACTGGAATGAGTTCTATCCTGAATTTACAGATCAGAGAAAAACATGGGATTGCTTACAGCATAGAATCGGGGTACAGTCCTTTGAGTGATACGGGCATTTTTACCTTGTATTTTGGTACGGATAAAGAAAAAGTAAACAGGGCACAGTCACTTATTTACAAAGAGTTTAAAAAGATCAGAGAAAATCCTTTAACAGAGGTGCAATTACAAAAAGCCAAGAATAAATTCATCGGACAAATTGCCCTTGGAGAAGAAAATAGAATAGGATTAATTGTTTCTATGGCAAAAAGCCTGATTGATTACAATAAAATAGATAGTCTGGAAACTGTTTTTCAAAAAATACAAGCCGTAAATACACAGGATATGGCACAGATTGCTGATGAAATCCTGGATGAAAAAAACCTCAGTGTCTTAACCTTTTACCCTTTAGCTTAA
- the def gene encoding peptide deformylase, with protein sequence MKLPIVAYGDPVLRKVCESIDENYPDLQKLISNMFDTMYAASGVGLAAPQIGLPIRLFIVDTGEDEDGKQGFKRVFINAVILEETGEPWAFTEGCLSLPEIREDVLRKPNIKVQYYDENWELHEEALSGMPARVVQHEYDHIEGKLFTDTLSLLRKTMLKSKLDSISRGDIHADYRMKFPKQRNKKR encoded by the coding sequence ATGAAATTACCAATTGTAGCTTATGGAGATCCGGTTTTAAGGAAGGTATGTGAAAGCATAGATGAAAACTATCCGGATTTACAAAAACTAATCAGTAATATGTTTGACACCATGTATGCAGCAAGTGGTGTTGGTTTGGCTGCGCCACAGATCGGTCTGCCAATCAGACTGTTCATTGTGGATACTGGTGAAGACGAAGATGGAAAGCAAGGTTTCAAAAGAGTATTTATCAATGCTGTGATTTTGGAAGAAACCGGTGAGCCATGGGCTTTTACGGAAGGATGTCTGAGTCTCCCTGAAATCAGAGAGGATGTATTACGCAAACCAAATATCAAAGTCCAGTACTATGACGAAAACTGGGAATTGCATGAAGAAGCACTTTCAGGTATGCCTGCACGTGTTGTACAGCATGAATATGACCATATAGAAGGTAAGTTGTTCACTGATACCCTAAGTCTGTTGCGTAAGACCATGCTGAAGTCTAAACTGGATTCAATTTCAAGAGGTGATATTCACGCAGATTACAGAATGAAGTTCCCAAAACAACGCAATAAGAAACGCTAG
- a CDS encoding Mrp/NBP35 family ATP-binding protein — protein sequence MNISNEQVLAALRNVEDPDLKKDLVTLNMIKELSIEDKKISFTLELTTPACPMKDMLKNACLNAIKHFVDKEAEINIKITSRVTKPNDTTQLKDIKNIILVSSGKGGVGKSTVASNLAVTLAADGAKVGLIDADIYGPSVPTMFGLLGAKPSARETAEGKTLILPIEKYGIKLLSLGFFADPDQPVPWRGPMASNAIKQLFNDADWGELDYLIVDLPPGTGDIHITITQSFPIAGAVIVTTPQQVALADTRKGLAMFRMPGINIPVLGVIENMAYFTPAELPENKYYIFGKDGGKALAASFDVPFLGEIPLVQGITEGGDSGTPIAMDKESQTSIAFAEMAGKIAQQIAINNALRSDC from the coding sequence ATGAATATTAGCAACGAACAAGTTTTAGCTGCTTTAAGAAATGTCGAAGACCCTGATCTTAAAAAAGATCTGGTCACATTGAACATGATTAAAGAGCTGAGCATCGAAGATAAAAAAATTAGTTTCACCTTAGAACTGACCACTCCAGCCTGTCCAATGAAGGATATGCTTAAAAATGCCTGCCTTAATGCCATCAAGCATTTTGTAGACAAAGAGGCAGAAATAAATATAAAAATTACTTCAAGAGTAACTAAGCCAAATGATACTACCCAGCTGAAAGATATTAAAAATATCATTCTGGTCTCATCAGGTAAAGGCGGAGTAGGAAAATCTACCGTGGCGAGTAACCTTGCTGTTACCCTTGCAGCAGACGGCGCTAAAGTTGGTTTAATTGATGCAGATATTTATGGGCCTTCGGTGCCAACAATGTTTGGTCTTTTAGGGGCTAAGCCAAGTGCAAGAGAAACAGCAGAAGGAAAAACATTGATTCTGCCAATTGAAAAATACGGTATCAAGTTATTGTCATTAGGATTTTTTGCCGATCCTGACCAGCCTGTACCCTGGCGTGGCCCGATGGCGTCCAATGCAATTAAACAATTGTTCAATGATGCAGATTGGGGCGAACTGGATTACCTGATTGTGGATCTTCCTCCTGGAACCGGGGATATTCATATCACCATTACCCAAAGTTTCCCGATTGCAGGTGCAGTAATAGTGACTACTCCACAGCAAGTAGCTTTAGCGGATACCAGAAAAGGGCTTGCCATGTTCAGAATGCCAGGTATTAATATCCCGGTATTAGGAGTAATTGAGAATATGGCTTATTTTACCCCGGCAGAATTGCCTGAAAACAAGTATTATATTTTCGGGAAAGACGGCGGAAAGGCTCTGGCAGCTTCTTTTGACGTACCTTTCTTAGGTGAAATACCTCTTGTTCAGGGAATTACAGAAGGTGGAGATAGTGGTACGCCTATTGCAATGGATAAAGAGAGTCAGACTTCAATTGCATTTGCAGAAATGGCAGGAAAGATTGCGCAGCAGATTGCAATTAATAATGCGTTGCGGTCAGATTGCTAA
- a CDS encoding NifU family protein — protein sequence MDLKEQVEQALETIRPYLKADGGDVAIEEITPDNVVKLKLLGNCGSCKMSFMTMKAGIEQAIMKAVPQITAVEAINLTESV from the coding sequence ATGGATTTAAAAGAACAAGTAGAACAAGCATTAGAAACCATCCGTCCTTATCTTAAGGCTGATGGTGGTGATGTTGCGATAGAAGAAATTACGCCGGACAATGTCGTTAAATTGAAGTTATTGGGGAACTGCGGATCTTGCAAAATGAGTTTTATGACCATGAAAGCAGGAATCGAGCAGGCTATTATGAAAGCAGTACCACAAATTACTGCGGTTGAAGCTATTAACCTGACTGAATCAGTTTAG